The nucleotide window CTGGACAAGATTTCCCGTTCCGGCTACGAGAGCCTGTCGAAAGACGAGAAGCAGAAGCTGTTTAAGGCCAGCCAGAAGTAGTCTTGCCGTCTTGTGCATAAAAAAACCTGTTGGGGTAAGCTCGACAGGTTTTTTTATGCAGATGCATTACGGAAAGCCGCTTTGATGTATCTAGCAGCCATGAAGTCACTCTATACAACGCTGCTACTTGTGGGTATCAGCAGTGCGGTTAGCGCACAAAAAAAGCCCTACGGATACGCCCGCTTGCCCCAGGTTGATAATAAAGTAGTGTACACAGCTATAATACCTGCCACTGGTACCAGCCAGGAAGTGCTATATGCGCGGGCCAAGCAATGGATAAATCAAAACATAACCGGCAGCCCAGATACCAGCCGCACCCGCAACAAGGAAGAAGGTATCCTGATAGCCCACGGGCTGCTACGGCAGCCACCCGTCGGCATTTTTAAGGACCCCAACAGCTACGCCTACGCGTGCACCGTGGCGGTGAAAGACGGCAAATACAAGTACCAGATTGACCACATCCAGTGGACTTATAGTACCATGAATGTTTTGGGTGATGTAATTCAGGGACCCTATACGCTGGCAGTGGAATTCCTGGGTACTATGCCTCCAAACTACGCTGACGACCGAGCTGCTTACCTCGATGAGCAGGCCAAAGCGCTTATCAAGTCGTTGGAAGAAGTAATGGTACCCAAAACCTCCGTCACCTGGTAGTAGCCTGAGCCCCAAGCAGGGGTGAAAGCAACTGCCCAAGAATCATGCTTTTAAGAAAAACTGTCGCCGACTGGGGGCCAGCTTTTCAATGGCGTAGCGCAGCATGGTGCGGGCATACGCCGGGAATAGTCGGCCAGAAACTCTTCCAGGGCATCCTCATTGCGCTTGCCCACTTCCCGCAGCATCCAGCCAGTAGCTTTGTGAATCAGGTCGTGGCGGTGGGAGAGGAGCTGCTCGGCCACACCAAAGGTATCCTGAAACTGCCCCTGACGAATGAAAGCCAGCGTCGAAACGATGCTCATGCGCTGGCTCCAGAGGTGGTCTTCGGCCGCTAGCTCATACAGTAATGTCCGGTCCTTATCGAGCAGGTAGGTGCCCACCAGCAGCGGGCAGGTAATATCCACCAGGTTCCAGTTGTTGACGCGGCGGCGGTGGCGCAGGTAAGCTTCGTGAATGGCTTGCCGGCCCGCGGGTCCCGCTTTTTGAAATTGCAGCGTCCAGATAACAAGCGCTGTTTGGCGCACCTCGTGCCAGGGGCTGGCCAGCAGCTGCTCCGTCTCAGCCAACGGCAGCTGCCGAAATTCCCGGGCTACTGTCCGTTGCTGGGGCAGCGTCAGGCCCAAGAACTGGTCCCCTTCGCCATAATCACCCGGCCCGGTCTTGAAAAACCGCTGCAGCAATGCGGCCCGCGCAGGGTCGGCGAGGGTAAGAAGAGCTTGGGAAAGACGGGCGGCAGTCATAGCCAGGATGGTTACAAAGGCTGACGGAGAGGGTCAGCCAATATCGTAAGTAATATCCTTTTCGTCGTGGGTGTAGAAATAGGCGTAGTTGGAGCGAAGCTGCTCCCAGCCAGCCTTGGTGGCGTACTTGCGCTGCATCACGTCTTCCCACGCAATCCGCATCTGCCGGGCGCACACCAGGGGCCGCACCTGACCCACGCCTGTGCCCAGGCCCGGAATAGCCACCGTGGTAATCTTGGATTTGACCGGCTCACCGCTGGGCATTGTGCCATGTTCCAGCAACAGCAGCAAGCCCTTCATGGCCTGGTACACATTGGGCCCCCGCGTGATGGTCATGGGCGTGCGCATGGTGGGCGCCGAAATAAGGTAGGGAAAAAGGGCGCTGCCCGTGGGTACCAGGGCCGCCTGCCCTACCAGCAGCTCACCGTAGTACTGTTCCCGGATAAGGTGCTGCAACTCCTTTTCGATGTGCCAGCCCAAATGCTTGGAGATGGAAAAATCGATGCCGCCGTTCATAAAGCCGAAGCTGTTGGCCGGACTGACAATGGCGTCGCACGGAAAATCGAAAATGGAGCCGTGCTGAATAGTTACGTTCTCAACGTCGGCAAATACGCGTTGCCAGGCCTGGGTAACCTCCTGGTTGGTGTCAATAAGGTAAAAGTGCATTAAATGGATTTAGGCCGCAAAGTACGGAAAAACGCCATTTTAAAGCTACAAACACGCTGTTCTTAAGGTAATTGCAAACAAAAGGTCCGTGCTGCAGCTGCAGCACGGACCTTTTCTATCGAAACGCTAGAGGAATTAGGCGTTAGCCTTGCTCATGTTGTCCAGCGCATCCATTACTTCTTTCACGTGGCCGCGCGAGGTTTCGAGCAGCTGCTTTTCTTCGTCGTTGAGCTGGAGCTCAATTACCTTCTCGATACCGTTTTTACCCAGGATAACCGGAGCGCCCAGGTACACGCCATTAATGCCGTACTCGCCCTGCAGCTCGATGCACACGGGGAAAACGCGGCGCTGGTCGCGCACGATGGCTTCTACCATCTGAGCAGCCGCCGCACCGGGAGCATACCAAGCCGACGTACCCATGAGCTTTACCAATTCGCCACCACCCACGGCGGTACGCTGCACGATGGCGTCCAGCTCAGCTTTGCCGATGAGCTCTGTTACGGGAATACCACCCACGGTCGTGTAGCGGGGCAGGGGCACCATGGTGTCGCCGTGGCCACCCATCAGCACGGCCTGAATGTCTTTGGGGCTTACATTGAGAGCCTCGGCTAGGAAAGCGCGGTAGCGGGCCGTGTCCAGGATGCCAGCCATGCCGAACACCTTCTCGCGGGGCAGACCCGAGGTGAGGTGAGCCTGGTAGGTCATCACGTCCAAAGGGTTCGAAACGACGATGATGATGGCGTTGGGCGAGTATTTCACTACCTGCTCGGTTACCGATTTCACGATGCCGGCGTTGGTCGAAATCAGGTCGTCGCGGCTCATGCCGGGCTTGCGG belongs to Hymenobacter cellulosilyticus and includes:
- a CDS encoding DUF4468 domain-containing protein yields the protein MKSLYTTLLLVGISSAVSAQKKPYGYARLPQVDNKVVYTAIIPATGTSQEVLYARAKQWINQNITGSPDTSRTRNKEEGILIAHGLLRQPPVGIFKDPNSYAYACTVAVKDGKYKYQIDHIQWTYSTMNVLGDVIQGPYTLAVEFLGTMPPNYADDRAAYLDEQAKALIKSLEEVMVPKTSVTW
- a CDS encoding DNA alkylation repair protein, which codes for MTAARLSQALLTLADPARAALLQRFFKTGPGDYGEGDQFLGLTLPQQRTVAREFRQLPLAETEQLLASPWHEVRQTALVIWTLQFQKAGPAGRQAIHEAYLRHRRRVNNWNLVDITCPLLVGTYLLDKDRTLLYELAAEDHLWSQRMSIVSTLAFIRQGQFQDTFGVAEQLLSHRHDLIHKATGWMLREVGKRNEDALEEFLADYSRRMPAPCCATPLKSWPPVGDSFS
- a CDS encoding macro domain-containing protein, which translates into the protein MHFYLIDTNQEVTQAWQRVFADVENVTIQHGSIFDFPCDAIVSPANSFGFMNGGIDFSISKHLGWHIEKELQHLIREQYYGELLVGQAALVPTGSALFPYLISAPTMRTPMTITRGPNVYQAMKGLLLLLEHGTMPSGEPVKSKITTVAIPGLGTGVGQVRPLVCARQMRIAWEDVMQRKYATKAGWEQLRSNYAYFYTHDEKDITYDIG
- the mdh gene encoding malate dehydrogenase, producing MKVTVVGAGNVGATCADVLATREIANEVVLVDIKEGFAEGKALDIWQKAPVIGYDTRTVGVTNDYSRTADSEVVVITSGLPRKPGMSRDDLISTNAGIVKSVTEQVVKYSPNAIIIVVSNPLDVMTYQAHLTSGLPREKVFGMAGILDTARYRAFLAEALNVSPKDIQAVLMGGHGDTMVPLPRYTTVGGIPVTELIGKAELDAIVQRTAVGGGELVKLMGTSAWYAPGAAAAQMVEAIVRDQRRVFPVCIELQGEYGINGVYLGAPVILGKNGIEKVIELQLNDEEKQLLETSRGHVKEVMDALDNMSKANA